The following nucleotide sequence is from Bacillus marinisedimentorum.
GATAGCAGCTGGCGCCTGGAACTGGACACTAATCTTACTTGATTCACTTATACTTTCTTACCTTATAAAGAAACGCGCCGTTGACGAGCCTTTAGGCGAAGACAGAGGCGTAGCTGCTCTTATTTATATTCTTAAAATTGGCCATTGCGTCGAAAAACTCCCTTGCTGACGACGGATACTTTCCTATATGGTAAATAAAAACGCTCTGAGTTTGATATGCTCCCCCTAAGGTAGACAGGTTAAAAATAAAACTTGTTTATCTTAGGGGGAGCTTTTTATGGGTAGAAAATCAATTACTCCAGAATATAAGCTTGAAGTACTAAAAATGTGGGAGGATGGCAAGTATTCCTTAGCTGCCATTGCAAAAAAGTATAAGGTGTTTGAGTCCACTATTAAAGAATGGAAATATAAGTTTGATACGTATGGGACCGAAGGCCTTAAAGAAGCCTCTACCTGGAAACCATACACCCGTGAGTTAAAGCAGTCCGCCATAAACGATTACCTTTCCGGTCATTATTCATTGCGTGATGTTGCCAGGAAGTATGAAATATCAAACGAATCCGTCCTCAGGAAATGGATTAACAAGTATAATAGTCATAGAGAATTGAAGGATACGAAAGGAAGGACAAGCTCTATGGCTAAAGGGAGAAAAACGGCTTGGGATGAACGTATTCATATTGTCCTTGACTGTTTGGGGAACGGAAAGGATTATCAAAAAACAGCAGAGGCCTATGAAGTCTCTTACCAGCAAGTGTATCAGTGGGTTAAGAAGTATGAAGATGGTGGAGTTGAAGCGCTTAAAGATAAACGGGGACAGAAGAAAGAAGAAGCTGAATTAACCCCGGAAGAAAAAATCAAGCTTCAGATGAAGAAGTTGGAAAGAGAAAATGAACGACTACGTGCGGAGAATCTATTCTTAAAAAAGTTAGAGGAACTCGAAAGGAGGCGAAAGTAAGCCACATCCCTTATAAAGACAAGTACATCGCAATCCAGGAGCTTAATGCGGATGAAGATATAAGTATTGTTTTACTATGTGATATCGCTGGGATTACACGAGGTGCTTACTATAAGTGGTTAAACCGTATACCTTCTGCACGTGACCTTCAGAATGAGGAAATCATAAGAGAGATGAAGGCTCTCCATGAGGAATTGGAAGGTATCTATGGCTATCGTCGAATGATGATGCATATCAATCGAAAGCTCGGACAGAGCTTCAACCACAAACGCTATTATAGGCTGATGAGGGTGGTCGGTTTACAGTCGGTCATACGTCGAAAGAAGAAACGTTATAAGCCTTTCAACCCCGAACATGTCGCCGAGAATGTATTAAACCGTGAATTCAAGGCTGAAAATCCAAATGAAAAATGGGTAACAGATGTCACGGAATTCAAATATGGTTCCACAAAGAAAGCTTACCTAAGCGCTATTTTGGATCTGTATGACGGCTCAATTGTCAGCTATGTCCTAGGACATTCCAATAACAATCTCCTTGTGTTCAAGACGCTTGACCTGGCAACAGAGCAACTGGGCAGGAGCCGGCTCCTACTACACAGTGATCGTGGATTCCAGTATACCTCTCATGGCTTTAAGCGAAGGATTGATGAAGCCGGGATTACTCAGAGCATGTCACGGGTAGGCAGATGCATTGATAACGGGCCCATGGAATCCTTTTGGGGAACACTTAAAAGCGAGAAATATTATTTACATAAGTATGAAACGTTTGAAGAGCTCTCTCAAGCGATAGAGCAGTATATTCATTTCTATAATCATGATCGGTACCAAAAACGACTAAACGGCCTTAGCCCTATTGAATATAGAGCCAAAGCCGCTTAGACTACTTTTTATTATTTCCACTGTCTACTTGACAGGGGGCAGTTCAGTTCATACACTCGGAGCGTTTTTCTATACTTATTATCATGCATTTCTCCTTGCCGGTTCTGTTGGTATAACTAATGTTGTTTTCGTTCGATTTGAAAATTTGCACTTCAAAACTGAACCCTTTAATGAGAAATCTGGAGGTTTATTTTTGTTTTTTTCCTTGTGATAACAAAAATCCCTTACTGACAGCTAGTGAATCATAAAAATGAGCGCTTTTTCTCCAGGACGGAATGCTCCCGCTAAAAAAAATCATTGAAAAACGGCGTGTATTCCGGCAGCATCTCTGCCAGCATCTCCACATCCTTTTTCGGTCCAATTACCTTCCCAGTTTCATATAAGAAAGAAGGTTCCTGATATCCAAACAATACTGCGGCCAGTGTCTGGATATCAAGTGACAGCCCCCGTTTAGGCAGATGAGTGCATGAACTGCCTGTACTGTTGTTTTTATGGGTCGTCACAGAAAAGCTGCCGTTATCATAGCAAATCTGGAAGGTGGCGTCGTTCCAGTCGGCAAACCCATCGGTCACATGCAAGAACAGGTTCCCTTTTCCGGGTGGAATTCGGAAAGAATACTCTTCCAGCGTTTTTCCCGCGTCCACAATCCGGGCCATAAAATAGGGTTTCGTTTCAATCAACATCCGCGGATTTTCGAAAAGAAATGAAAACTCCTGGGCATCAGGCAGCGGAACCTCCACTGACTCTGCCATCGAATCATGCTGCCTGATAAACGTAAGCAGACCAAGCAAGCTCTCGATGTCAAGATGGACCATTTCATGGATGATCATTTTCTCATCCTTTGTATAATATAGTATGTAACCGCCCGGCGTCCCATCAGCCCGGTAATAGACGGCGGCCTGATCGTTGTTTTTTGTAAAGACACGGGTGTTCCACCATGTATCGGTTCTGACAAGCATTCCATTGTATTTGCTTGCGTACTGGCTATATATCTCATTCAACAAGCCAATTTTCCTGCCCGTCCTTTCAATCCGGCCATCCATCTTTTTAAATTGGCTGAACCTGTCCATGGCAATTTTATATTTTTTATACTGGACAAATGTTTCCCATCCATAACGTCTGTAAAATTCAAATTTGAACGGGTGCAGCATGGATATTGCATAACCAGTCTCTTTCAACCGTTTCAGGCTGTTTTTCAGCAGGCTCTCGACATGGCCGCTGCGCCTGTATTCCGGCCATGTTGCCACAGCAGAAACTCCGCCCATCTTCCACCGTTTTCCGGCAAGGTATATTTCAAGGTCCAAAATATGCAGCTTAGAAGCCAGTTTTCCGTCTGCTAGCGAACCCCATACCTCTTCATATGATAGCCGTTCAAGTCGTTTTTCTTTTTCATCATCTGTAAGTGTATATTGAAATGCAAACTGTGATAAGGCCAGCACTTCATCCATCTCGTCACGTTCAATCTTCCTAATCTTCTCTTCCAATGTAATCCCCCTCCCGCTTCATAATCTATTCAACGGAAAACACGGCAATTCCTTCATGTCCTCTTTCCGATGCATCGCGGTTATACACCCGTTTTTATTTAGGACGCACCCTGGTCCGGACAGGGCGTAAATTCACGGACAATTCCTCTTCACCGCTTGCTCCGCTGAAAAGAAGAATCCATGGATGCTTCCAAAGGGAAACAAGAACGGGTGTCGCACGTGTGCAGCGGGTAACAACAGCCAGAATTAACAGAGCCTTGCGGTAAAAAAGGCATTGCGGCTTATGCCGCAATGCCTCAGATCAGCCTAGAATTGCTTTGATCATGCTCGTCGTCGCTCCGCCTTCATAAATAATATACAGAAGGAGGTATACAGCTACACCGGTGATCGCCGTAAAGAACCAGATGATGCTTGTCCACGGCCCTATTTTCCGGTGCCTGCCAAGGTTATTTTTATAGCCGCTGTATAGTGACACGAGGCCGAATACTCCGCCGGTAGTGGCCAGCACAATATGGAAAATCAAAAATGCCGTATAATACTTCTTGATGCTGTCAGGTCCTCCGAACTCCGTATTTCCGACAAAGACGGTCCTCGAAACATATATGATGAAGAACAGCAAAGCAAAGACACCGGCTGCCGTCATCACTTTCTTATGCGCTTCCACACGGCGGCGGGAAATCAAATACCAGCCGATGGCGATCAGCACCGCACTGATTACGATAAAAGATGTGCTTATGGTCGGCAAAATTATCCCCATACTCCTACCCCATTTCTGCTGCTGCTAGAGTTAAAGTGAAAAATACTGCTGCCTTAGGCAGGATTGCCGGGCTTACAGCACCGGCTTCATGTTATTGATCTCTTCCTGTTCCTCTTTACGTTCACGGCGTGACCAGGCGAAGAATGTATACCCGATTGCCATTCCGTAAATGATTTCCTGCATGAATTTCATCACAATACCGCCGAGCTGCTGATCCTCCATAATCGGGAATATCGAAAACAGTTCCGGTCCGCTGATAGATAGTCCGGAAAGCGTACCGGCCGGCACGCACAACTTCAGCGATTCGGTAAACAGGGCCGGATCGGTGAAGGTCGCAAATAGCGGGGTTTCCGCAAAAATGAGGAGTGCACATGCCGGGGTAATAAGGACTCCATTCGCGAACATATATGCAATTTTTTTGAGCTCGCTCAATCGTTGCCATTCCGGCAATGGATCTACGATAAGCCACCACATGGCCAGTGCGAATATGAACAGCACTGTTGTATATATACCGTGGACCCACATATCAGTCTTCACTCTGTCAAACACTTGCGGTAAATGATATAAAGAGAAAAATCCGTTGAATAACAGTATGGCCAGCAGCGGATTTGTCAAAAACCATACTGATTTCTTAAGCGGTCTAAAATTGAACATCCATTTGATAAACCATGCAGGCGTACCAAGCAGCAAAAGCGGCGGAATCGCCAGATAAAGAAGAGCCATCTGGGTCATATGCATGCTGAACATGAGATGCCCCATCAAATCCATCGGTGAACCCTTCACGATGTATAAAAGAGCAACACCTGATAAAAAATAAATTTTCTTTTTTACGGGAACCGGTTCCGATCCCTTAAATTTATGCAGCCACGGACCTGTTATAAGCAAGTAACCGGCAGCAAGCAAGACCATTGCGAAAAAGTAATACGGACTCCAAAGTGCACGGAAACCGAACAAATCAAGTGCTAATCCCATTTTAGCTCACCTCTTGCAGTAAAATCATTATATAAATATATAAACCTCGGGAACCATTAGAACGTTCTGATGTCTTAATCTCAAATCCAAAATGGCTCAAGATATACCAATGACTACTTTCATATACCACTTTATCATGGTCAGCATCTTGAAATCCAAAAAAACGGCTTCCATATGACTTTGGCCAAATACTATTCAGATATTAGTCTTGATGAAAAAAGCCGGTGTTTTTAAAAAACGGCCCTCAGCTATACTGATTGCATAACCGGGGCCGATTTTACCAGTCATTAAAAACATACTGACTTCAGCATACCATATCCACATTCAAATGCATGGTTCCGTCTACTGTCACCACCAGACAATAAGCATCAAAGCGGCAACTGTCACAACACCCATGAAAATGCCTGAAAAAATAAACAATGCAGGGGCCTCATGGCCTTTATGGTTCATATGCATGAAGTAATAAAGCTGAAAGATGACCTGGACAGCCGCCAGCAGCAGGATGAAAGGCACGGCGAAAGTTGCCGAAAACGTTTCATAACCGACGACCAGAAATGCGATGATCGTAAAAAAGATCATCATTGAGAAAGTGACAAGCTGATATTTCATTTCCTGCTTCCGCTTCTGTTTTTTATAGGCAGCCATTTGGCCGCCGCCTTCCTGTGCAGTTGAATTGCTGTTTGACGCCATGTTTTATCCCACCTTTCCCATCAAATAGACGACTGTGAAGATGAATACCCATACAACGTCGATAAAGTGCCAGTACAGACTTGCAACGTAAAACTTAGGGGCATTGTAGAGCGACAGTCCCCGTTTTGCGTTTCTTACCATCAACGTCACAATCCACAGGACACCGAAAAGGACGTGGGCGCCGTGAAATCCGACGAGCGTGTAAAACGCTGAACCGAACGCACTGCCTGTGTACGTATGGCCTTCATGGACGTACTCGACAAACTCGAAGATTTCCAATCCGAGGAATGTGAAACCTAATAGAACAGTAATGCCGAGCCAAAGCTGCATTTTTTTAAAGTCGAAATTTTTCATGTGATACATTGCATATACACTTGTCAAGCTGCTTGTAAGCAGGATCATCGTCATTAAAAACGTCATCGGCAATTTAAAGAGCTCTTCAGCCGGAGGTCCTGACATATGCTGGCCTTTTAGAGCAAGATATGTTCCGAAAAGGGAAGCGAAGAGAACCGTCTCTCCGCCGAGGAAGAACCAGAATCCTAAAAACTTATTTTTGCCTTCAAGGGTGGCACGCTCGGGTTCTTCCGGAAAATTTTGAGCATTTAATGTCTCTTCTGTTTGCATTACACCCTCGCCCCCTTATCCGCTTTTTCAAGATCTTCTTTATGAATATGATATCCGTGATCATCCTTGATGGACCGGATAAACATCGATCCGAAGGTAATCAGCAAGCCGGCTACAGCTACAAACAGCCAGGCCGAATTTTCGGTTCTGTACATGAATCCAAAGGAAGCGACGAACAGACCAAGAGATATCATAAATGGCAGGAATGATCCGTTAGGCATATGGATATCATCAACCGGTTCTGCCGGAGAAATGCCTTCCTTGCCATCCATTTTTTCTATCCACAGAGCATCCAAACCGCGAACAAGCGGAGTCTGCTTGAAATTGTATTCAGGAGGTGGTGAAGAAATCGACCATTCGAGCGTCCTGGCATCCCATGGGTCATTTCCTGCAACTTCTCCTTTAAGTGCTGTTTTCACAACGTTGTAAAGGAACAGAATCCCGCCAATTGCCATCAGGAATGCACCGATCGAACTTACAAAGTTCCCGGTTTCAAGCCCCTGTCCCGGAAGGAACTTCCAGATACGGCGCGGCATACCCATCAAGCCAAGGAAGTGCTGAATAAAGAATGTCAAATGGAATCCTATAAAGAAAACCCAGAATGTCCACTTACCGATTGTTTCATCAAGCATCTTACCGAACATTTTCGGCCACCAGTATGTCAGCCCGGCAAAAATGCCGAATACGACGCCGCCTACGATGACATAGTGGAAGTGAGCGACAACAAAGTAACTGTCATGGTACTGGTAATCAGC
It contains:
- a CDS encoding GNAT family N-acetyltransferase produces the protein MEEKIRKIERDEMDEVLALSQFAFQYTLTDDEKEKRLERLSYEEVWGSLADGKLASKLHILDLEIYLAGKRWKMGGVSAVATWPEYRRSGHVESLLKNSLKRLKETGYAISMLHPFKFEFYRRYGWETFVQYKKYKIAMDRFSQFKKMDGRIERTGRKIGLLNEIYSQYASKYNGMLVRTDTWWNTRVFTKNNDQAAVYYRADGTPGGYILYYTKDEKMIIHEMVHLDIESLLGLLTFIRQHDSMAESVEVPLPDAQEFSFLFENPRMLIETKPYFMARIVDAGKTLEEYSFRIPPGKGNLFLHVTDGFADWNDATFQICYDNGSFSVTTHKNNSTGSSCTHLPKRGLSLDIQTLAAVLFGYQEPSFLYETGKVIGPKKDVEMLAEMLPEYTPFFNDFF
- the ctaG gene encoding cytochrome c oxidase assembly factor CtaG — protein: MGLALDLFGFRALWSPYYFFAMVLLAAGYLLITGPWLHKFKGSEPVPVKKKIYFLSGVALLYIVKGSPMDLMGHLMFSMHMTQMALLYLAIPPLLLLGTPAWFIKWMFNFRPLKKSVWFLTNPLLAILLFNGFFSLYHLPQVFDRVKTDMWVHGIYTTVLFIFALAMWWLIVDPLPEWQRLSELKKIAYMFANGVLITPACALLIFAETPLFATFTDPALFTESLKLCVPAGTLSGLSISGPELFSIFPIMEDQQLGGIVMKFMQEIIYGMAIGYTFFAWSRRERKEEQEEINNMKPVL
- a CDS encoding IS3 family transposase (programmed frameshift), with protein sequence MGRKSITPEYKLEVLKMWEDGKYSLAAIAKKYKVFESTIKEWKYKFDTYGTEGLKEASTWKPYTRELKQSAINDYLSGHYSLRDVARKYEISNESVLRKWINKYNSHRELKDTKGRTSSMAKGRKTAWDERIHIVLDCLGNGKDYQKTAEAYEVSYQQVYQWVKKYEDGGVEALKDKRGQKKEEAELTPEEKIKLQMKKLERENERLRAENLFFKKVRGTRKEAKVSHIPYKDKYIAIQELNADEDISIVLLCDIAGITRGAYYKWLNRIPSARDLQNEEIIREMKALHEELEGIYGYRRMMMHINRKLGQSFNHKRYYRLMRVVGLQSVIRRKKKRYKPFNPEHVAENVLNREFKAENPNEKWVTDVTEFKYGSTKKAYLSAILDLYDGSIVSYVLGHSNNNLLVFKTLDLATEQLGRSRLLLHSDRGFQYTSHGFKRRIDEAGITQSMSRVGRCIDNGPMESFWGTLKSEKYYLHKYETFEELSQAIEQYIHFYNHDRYQKRLNGLSPIEYRAKAA
- the ctaF gene encoding cytochrome c oxidase subunit IVB produces the protein MASNSNSTAQEGGGQMAAYKKQKRKQEMKYQLVTFSMMIFFTIIAFLVVGYETFSATFAVPFILLLAAVQVIFQLYYFMHMNHKGHEAPALFIFSGIFMGVVTVAALMLIVWW
- a CDS encoding cytochrome (ubi)quinol oxidase subunit III — its product is MQTEETLNAQNFPEEPERATLEGKNKFLGFWFFLGGETVLFASLFGTYLALKGQHMSGPPAEELFKLPMTFLMTMILLTSSLTSVYAMYHMKNFDFKKMQLWLGITVLLGFTFLGLEIFEFVEYVHEGHTYTGSAFGSAFYTLVGFHGAHVLFGVLWIVTLMVRNAKRGLSLYNAPKFYVASLYWHFIDVVWVFIFTVVYLMGKVG
- a CDS encoding DUF420 domain-containing protein yields the protein MGIILPTISTSFIVISAVLIAIGWYLISRRRVEAHKKVMTAAGVFALLFFIIYVSRTVFVGNTEFGGPDSIKKYYTAFLIFHIVLATTGGVFGLVSLYSGYKNNLGRHRKIGPWTSIIWFFTAITGVAVYLLLYIIYEGGATTSMIKAILG